The following coding sequences lie in one Hyphobacterium sp. CCMP332 genomic window:
- a CDS encoding NAD(P)/FAD-dependent oxidoreductase, protein MMNHIVILGAGQAGLQLADSLRREGHDGPITLIGEETQPPYQRPPLSKAFLLDQLEEDRLPLRPYSFFEQRNIITRFGTRATAIDREDRTVELDTGETLAYDRLALCLGANVRIPPIPGADLPHVLALRTLDDSLKLKAALAKAKSVVVIGGGFIGLEVAASARKMGKDVTIIEALDRVMKRAVSEPVSRFFEDLHRSHGSTLLLDTLTDAITPDGVSLKDGRNVPADLVVMGTGVSPCHELALTAGLNCENGILVDEFTRTSDPDIVAVGDCAAHPNHLTGQVLRLESVQNAIDQAKIAAKTLTGKPEAYTAVPWFWSDQFDIKLQMAGLSMDTDIAVTRGDPARSSFSIFYFRDGVLMAVDSINAPADHMAARRILAHDHRSLTPQEAADPAFDLKLAF, encoded by the coding sequence ATGATGAACCACATTGTCATTCTCGGTGCCGGACAGGCCGGCCTCCAGCTCGCCGACAGCCTGCGGCGCGAAGGTCATGATGGCCCGATCACACTGATTGGCGAAGAAACCCAGCCCCCCTACCAGCGCCCCCCGCTCTCCAAGGCGTTTCTGTTGGATCAGCTGGAAGAAGACCGCCTGCCCTTGCGGCCCTACAGCTTTTTCGAACAACGCAATATCATCACCCGCTTCGGAACGCGCGCCACCGCCATCGACCGGGAAGACAGGACCGTGGAGCTCGATACGGGCGAAACGCTGGCCTATGACCGGCTGGCATTGTGTCTCGGCGCGAATGTGCGCATTCCCCCGATTCCGGGCGCCGATCTGCCGCACGTTTTGGCGCTCCGCACGCTGGATGATTCCCTGAAGCTCAAGGCCGCACTGGCCAAAGCCAAATCTGTCGTCGTGATCGGCGGTGGATTTATCGGACTTGAAGTCGCCGCTTCGGCCCGAAAGATGGGCAAGGATGTCACCATCATCGAAGCTTTGGACCGGGTGATGAAACGGGCCGTCAGCGAACCGGTGTCCCGCTTCTTCGAGGACTTGCATCGTTCCCATGGCAGCACGCTTTTGCTGGACACGCTCACCGACGCGATCACGCCTGATGGCGTCAGTCTCAAGGATGGCCGGAACGTGCCAGCTGATCTGGTGGTGATGGGAACCGGCGTGTCACCGTGTCACGAACTCGCCCTGACAGCCGGCCTGAATTGCGAAAACGGTATTCTGGTCGATGAATTCACGCGCACATCCGATCCGGACATTGTCGCTGTCGGCGATTGCGCCGCGCATCCCAATCATCTTACCGGGCAGGTCTTGCGCCTGGAGTCCGTCCAGAATGCCATCGATCAGGCCAAGATTGCCGCCAAGACGCTCACCGGAAAGCCGGAAGCCTATACCGCCGTGCCCTGGTTCTGGTCCGACCAGTTCGACATCAAATTGCAGATGGCCGGCCTCTCCATGGACACCGATATCGCCGTAACGCGCGGCGATCCGGCCAGAAGCAGCTTTTCGATTTTCTACTTCAGGGACGGCGTCCTGATGGCCGTCGATTCGATCAACGCGCCGGCCGATCACATGGCGGCCCGCCGCATCCTGGCGCACGACCACCGGTCACTGACGCCGCAGGAAGCCGCCGATCCGGCGTTTGATCTGAAGCTGGCCTTCTAG
- a CDS encoding SDR family NAD(P)-dependent oxidoreductase, protein MSGKVIAISGGFGILGEAAVKGALSKGWTVVAIDRAEGPRETFPDGVDQRGGVDLTDAEATADLFNAIVEKHGRLDALLNIAGGFRWETLEDGSIDSWDFLYEINVKTAATACKMALPYLKAAPAGRIVNVGAAGALKAGMGMGAYAASKSGVMRLTEALAEELKSTNVTVNAVLPSIIDTPQNRQDMPDTDPDIWVKPADLASVMLFLASDEARAITGALLPVTGKV, encoded by the coding sequence ATGTCCGGCAAGGTGATCGCGATTTCGGGTGGTTTTGGCATTCTGGGAGAGGCGGCTGTCAAGGGTGCACTTTCAAAAGGCTGGACGGTCGTGGCGATCGACCGGGCCGAGGGCCCCCGCGAGACGTTTCCGGACGGCGTGGACCAGCGCGGCGGTGTCGATCTGACCGATGCAGAGGCCACGGCAGACCTCTTCAATGCCATTGTTGAAAAGCACGGACGTCTGGATGCGCTCCTCAATATTGCGGGTGGATTCCGGTGGGAGACGCTGGAAGACGGATCGATCGACAGCTGGGATTTTCTCTACGAGATCAACGTGAAAACCGCGGCAACAGCTTGCAAGATGGCCTTGCCCTATCTGAAAGCCGCACCGGCGGGCCGGATCGTCAATGTGGGCGCGGCGGGCGCTTTGAAAGCCGGGATGGGCATGGGTGCCTATGCGGCGTCCAAATCCGGTGTGATGCGTCTGACCGAAGCCCTGGCGGAAGAATTGAAATCCACCAATGTGACGGTAAATGCCGTTCTACCGTCCATTATCGACACACCGCAAAACCGTCAGGACATGCCGGATACCGACCCGGACATCTGGGTGAAACCGGCCGATCTGGCATCGGTCATGCTGTTTCTGGCCTCCGATGAAGCGCGCGCCATTACCGGCGCGCTTCTGCCGGTGACCGGCAAGGTCTAG
- the kdsB gene encoding 3-deoxy-manno-octulosonate cytidylyltransferase: protein MSVLAVIPARYGSTRFPGKPLTDIAGRKMIERVWRHTSAAEGVDQVVVATDDMRIADSVTTFGGRAVMTPETCRNGTERALAALDALNSTAEIIINVQGDAVLTPPWVIGAVPVVMRADASIEMATPAVRMPPETEAKFRAAKAAGEVGGTTVVFDRNMKALYFSKTVIPFQRNPDAGTPTWQHIGLYGYRAETLRQLVAMPPSPLEQAESLEQLRALENGIPIRIVEVDYRGRSAWSVDAPSDVAEVEAIIAREGELVE, encoded by the coding sequence ATGTCCGTTCTTGCCGTCATTCCCGCGCGTTATGGTTCCACCCGGTTTCCCGGCAAGCCTCTGACCGACATTGCCGGTCGCAAGATGATCGAACGGGTCTGGCGCCACACCTCGGCCGCCGAAGGCGTCGACCAGGTTGTTGTGGCGACAGACGATATGCGGATCGCCGATTCGGTGACAACCTTTGGCGGGCGGGCCGTCATGACGCCCGAAACCTGCCGCAATGGCACCGAACGTGCGCTGGCCGCGCTGGACGCGCTGAACAGCACCGCCGAAATCATCATCAATGTTCAGGGCGATGCCGTCCTCACGCCGCCCTGGGTGATCGGCGCGGTGCCGGTCGTGATGCGCGCGGATGCCTCCATCGAAATGGCAACGCCCGCCGTCAGAATGCCGCCGGAAACAGAAGCCAAATTCCGGGCCGCAAAGGCTGCCGGCGAAGTGGGCGGCACCACCGTTGTCTTCGACAGGAATATGAAGGCGCTCTATTTTTCCAAAACCGTCATCCCGTTCCAGCGCAATCCGGATGCCGGCACGCCGACCTGGCAGCATATCGGCCTCTATGGCTATCGCGCGGAGACCCTGCGCCAACTTGTGGCGATGCCCCCCAGCCCGCTGGAACAGGCCGAAAGTCTGGAACAATTGCGTGCCCTGGAGAACGGTATTCCGATCCGCATTGTCGAAGTTGACTATCGCGGCCGGTCCGCCTGGTCCGTCGACGCCCCCTCCGATGTCGCCGAAGTCGAGGCCATCATCGCCCGCGAAGGCGAGCTGGTTGAATGA
- the argC gene encoding N-acetyl-gamma-glutamyl-phosphate reductase, whose translation MTARVGLIGGRGYTGREILRLLSQRQDMTLVLASSRELAGQRVRDTAPEFDTDLTFDAVAPEALGGHKLDAIILALPNGAAAGFLEHIDPDTLVVDLSADGRFDPLWVYGLPEIYGRDRLRGAKRIANPGCYATCGQLAIAPMREMVSGPVHVFGVSGYSGAGTTPSRKNDAAALKDNLMPYALTGHIHEREMAAHAGVEIHFTPHVASFFSGLVTTVHIPITGMMTVDGCREVYRAFYEGEPLVEVVEDIPEPAMIAGRPGAIVGGFGLAEDGRHLTVVSVLDNLQKGAAVQAMQNLSLALGLPEGRYEDAAN comes from the coding sequence GTGACGGCGCGGGTCGGGCTTATTGGTGGACGCGGCTATACCGGCCGCGAGATTTTGCGTCTGCTGTCGCAGCGACAGGATATGACGCTGGTGCTGGCCAGTTCCCGGGAGCTGGCGGGGCAAAGGGTTCGCGATACCGCGCCCGAATTTGATACGGATCTGACATTCGACGCGGTCGCGCCCGAGGCGCTGGGCGGTCACAAGCTGGATGCCATCATTCTGGCCCTGCCCAATGGTGCCGCTGCCGGCTTTCTGGAGCATATTGATCCGGACACCCTCGTGGTGGACCTGTCCGCCGATGGCCGGTTTGATCCTCTCTGGGTGTATGGTCTGCCGGAGATTTACGGCCGGGACAGGCTGAGAGGCGCAAAGCGCATTGCCAACCCGGGATGCTATGCGACGTGCGGGCAGCTGGCGATTGCCCCGATGCGGGAGATGGTTTCGGGGCCGGTGCATGTCTTTGGTGTGTCCGGCTATTCCGGCGCCGGAACGACGCCATCGCGAAAGAATGATGCGGCCGCGCTGAAGGATAATCTGATGCCCTATGCGCTGACGGGGCATATTCACGAGCGCGAAATGGCCGCACATGCCGGCGTGGAAATTCATTTCACGCCACATGTGGCGTCCTTTTTCAGCGGACTGGTTACAACCGTCCACATTCCGATTACGGGCATGATGACGGTTGACGGATGTCGGGAAGTGTACCGGGCCTTTTACGAAGGCGAGCCCCTGGTCGAGGTCGTCGAGGACATTCCCGAGCCGGCCATGATTGCGGGCCGGCCCGGAGCCATTGTCGGCGGATTCGGTCTCGCTGAAGATGGCCGGCATCTGACCGTCGTTTCGGTGCTGGACAATTTGCAGAAAGGCGCTGCCGTACAGGCAATGCAGAATCTGTCGCTCGCGCTCGGACTGCCGGAAGGCAGATACGAAGACGCCGCGAACTGA
- a CDS encoding acetylglutamate kinase — MSQTATRSTIIRLLSHMRDGKEVRDYLNRFSRLDQSRFAVVKVGGAVIRDDLDGLAAALAFLQTVGLSPIIVHGGGPQLDAALEAARITSERIDGLRVTPAEAIPVIRKALSAANIAIVDAIRESGGRAASVPTGVFSARLLDEAVYGRVGAPDGVNLDLVDAAVRGGEIPVLACLGETDDGRLVNINADHAVAALVKTLQPYKIIFLTETGGLLDDKGEVISTLNLASDRDRLMSAGWITGGMRVKIDQIQSLLDDLPLTSSVSITSPEGLSQELFTHAGAGTLIRRGEKLLTLTRKPDVDWPRLEALIAASFGRKPIAGYWDRLAFDRLFVTENYRAAAVITRMEGVAYLDKFAVLEEARGEGLARAVWQEMVDYAPHLYWRSKTSNPVNSFYFHECDGSIKAGPWTIFWKGENDLSRIPARVSEIAGLPETLETIR; from the coding sequence ATGAGCCAGACCGCGACGCGCTCGACCATTATTCGCCTGCTATCGCATATGCGTGATGGCAAGGAGGTGCGCGACTATCTCAACCGCTTTTCGCGCCTGGATCAGTCCCGCTTTGCGGTGGTCAAGGTGGGCGGTGCGGTGATCCGGGATGATCTGGACGGGCTGGCCGCGGCCCTGGCCTTCCTGCAGACCGTCGGGCTGTCACCCATCATCGTTCACGGTGGCGGCCCACAGCTGGATGCCGCGCTGGAAGCGGCCCGGATTACGAGCGAGCGGATTGATGGACTTCGGGTCACGCCGGCTGAAGCCATTCCGGTTATTCGCAAGGCCCTCAGCGCCGCCAATATCGCCATTGTCGATGCGATCCGGGAAAGCGGCGGGCGCGCGGCCAGTGTGCCGACCGGCGTGTTTTCGGCGCGCCTTCTGGATGAGGCCGTCTATGGCCGCGTTGGCGCGCCCGACGGCGTCAATCTTGACCTTGTCGATGCGGCTGTGCGTGGTGGAGAGATTCCGGTGCTGGCCTGTCTGGGAGAGACGGATGATGGCCGGCTGGTCAACATCAATGCGGACCACGCCGTCGCCGCACTGGTGAAGACGCTTCAGCCGTACAAGATCATTTTCCTGACCGAGACCGGCGGATTGCTGGATGACAAGGGCGAGGTGATCTCGACGCTGAACCTTGCCAGCGACCGGGACCGCCTGATGTCAGCGGGCTGGATTACGGGCGGTATGCGCGTGAAGATCGACCAGATTCAAAGCCTGCTGGATGACCTGCCTCTGACCAGCTCGGTGTCGATCACCTCGCCGGAAGGTTTGAGCCAGGAATTGTTTACCCATGCGGGGGCCGGCACGCTGATCCGCCGCGGCGAGAAATTGTTGACCCTGACCCGGAAACCCGACGTCGACTGGCCCCGGCTCGAGGCGCTGATTGCGGCCTCCTTCGGGCGCAAGCCGATTGCCGGATACTGGGACAGGCTGGCCTTCGACCGGCTGTTTGTGACCGAGAACTATCGCGCGGCAGCGGTGATCACCCGCATGGAGGGGGTCGCCTATCTCGACAAGTTCGCCGTGCTGGAAGAGGCGCGGGGCGAAGGGCTGGCGCGCGCGGTCTGGCAGGAAATGGTCGATTACGCGCCGCATCTCTACTGGCGGTCCAAAACCAGCAATCCGGTGAACAGTTTTTATTTTCACGAGTGCGATGGATCGATCAAGGCGGGGCCCTGGACGATTTTCTGGAAAGGCGAAAACGATCTTTCGCGTATTCCTGCCCGCGTGTCCGAAATTGCCGGTTTGCCGGAGACACTGGAGACCATCCGGTGA
- a CDS encoding CaiB/BaiF CoA-transferase family protein has protein sequence MSGPLSGIKVIELAGIGPGPLAGQLLADLGADVISVDRKAEAIGMARPKDANRRGKRSIAVNLKADGARDVILKLCETADILIEGFRPGVAERLGLGPDAVHTLNPALVYGRLTGWGQTGPLADRAGHDINYISITGALAAIGEAGRPVPPLNLVGDYAGGSLMLVYGVMAALVSAKTTGKGQVVDTAMTDGSAAIMSLIHSLRASGIWQDKREANIIDGGTPFYRCYETADGEFMAVGAIEPQFFAELIKGLSLDESWCARQYDAAGWPGMKSEFERVFASRTREDWTRIFEPTDACVSPVLTMAEAPAHPHNAARQTFVEIDGFPQPAPAPRFSETETGQPSSAFFQGEHTREILESAGYTSDDINALISDGKVQIAQ, from the coding sequence ATGAGCGGTCCTTTAAGCGGCATCAAGGTCATCGAACTGGCGGGCATTGGACCGGGGCCGCTGGCCGGGCAATTGCTGGCGGATCTCGGAGCCGACGTGATCTCCGTCGATCGCAAGGCCGAAGCCATCGGCATGGCGCGTCCAAAGGATGCCAATCGCCGCGGCAAACGCTCCATCGCCGTCAATCTGAAGGCGGACGGTGCCAGGGATGTGATCCTGAAGCTCTGTGAAACCGCTGACATTCTGATCGAGGGCTTTCGCCCCGGTGTCGCCGAACGATTGGGGCTCGGACCGGATGCCGTACACACCCTCAACCCGGCGCTGGTCTATGGCCGTCTGACGGGCTGGGGACAGACGGGGCCTCTGGCCGACCGGGCGGGGCACGATATCAACTATATTTCCATCACCGGCGCCCTCGCCGCTATCGGCGAAGCCGGCCGCCCCGTCCCGCCGCTCAATCTGGTCGGCGATTATGCCGGTGGATCACTGATGCTGGTCTATGGCGTCATGGCGGCGCTGGTGTCTGCAAAAACCACCGGCAAAGGCCAGGTGGTTGATACGGCGATGACAGACGGCTCGGCCGCGATCATGAGCCTGATCCATTCCCTGCGCGCCTCCGGCATCTGGCAGGACAAGCGCGAGGCCAACATCATTGATGGTGGTACGCCCTTCTATCGTTGCTATGAAACGGCCGACGGCGAATTCATGGCGGTCGGGGCGATTGAACCCCAATTCTTCGCCGAACTGATCAAGGGGCTGAGCCTCGATGAAAGCTGGTGCGCCCGCCAGTATGATGCGGCGGGCTGGCCCGGGATGAAATCCGAATTCGAGCGTGTGTTTGCCAGCCGGACCCGCGAGGACTGGACCCGCATCTTTGAACCGACCGATGCTTGCGTATCGCCGGTTCTGACGATGGCCGAAGCGCCTGCTCATCCGCACAATGCCGCCAGACAGACCTTTGTCGAGATCGACGGCTTTCCCCAGCCGGCCCCGGCCCCGCGCTTTTCAGAAACGGAAACCGGACAGCCGAGCAGCGCCTTCTTTCAGGGGGAGCATACGCGCGAGATTCTCGAAAGCGCAGGATATACCAGCGACGACATCAACGCTCTGATCAGCGATGGAAAGGTCCAGATCGCACAATGA
- a CDS encoding N-acetylornithine carbamoyltransferase, protein MRHFLTTEDWDQDELQSILDRAKALKAGASSSALSGKSVALVFFNPSLRTRTSFDIGIAQLGGQGIVLDARAGTWPMEFEDGVVMNGDAEEHVVEAAKVLSRYVDMIAIRCFPKFQNWQTEREDPLISAFARHASVPIVNMETIVHPCQELAMMLALQERHGRVENKTFLLTWVPHPKPLNTAVANSAILMASKFGMNVRLLVPDEVYRLDERYMSAAQASCREHGTSFDVMTDVEAAYSGADAVYAKSWGALPFYGQWDGEAPYRAKGRDFMVDDAKMALTDNATISHCLPMRRNVKIADSVVDSPAFLGIEEAENRLHVQKAMLEALARHVDTTP, encoded by the coding sequence ATGCGCCATTTTCTGACGACTGAAGACTGGGATCAGGACGAGCTGCAATCCATTCTGGATCGCGCGAAGGCGCTCAAGGCCGGCGCGTCGAGCTCAGCCCTGTCCGGAAAGTCTGTTGCGCTGGTGTTTTTCAATCCGTCGCTGCGCACGCGAACCTCGTTTGACATCGGCATTGCGCAATTGGGTGGACAGGGCATTGTGCTGGACGCCCGTGCCGGGACATGGCCGATGGAATTTGAAGATGGTGTCGTCATGAATGGCGATGCCGAAGAGCATGTTGTCGAGGCGGCCAAAGTGCTGTCGCGTTATGTCGACATGATCGCCATCCGCTGTTTCCCGAAATTCCAGAACTGGCAGACCGAACGCGAAGACCCGCTGATTTCGGCCTTTGCGCGTCATGCCAGTGTTCCGATCGTCAATATGGAGACCATCGTTCATCCCTGTCAGGAACTGGCGATGATGCTGGCCCTGCAGGAACGGCATGGCCGCGTTGAAAACAAGACCTTCCTTCTGACCTGGGTACCCCATCCCAAACCGCTCAACACGGCTGTCGCCAACTCCGCCATTCTGATGGCATCGAAATTCGGCATGAATGTGAGACTGCTGGTCCCGGACGAGGTCTATCGTCTGGACGAGCGATACATGTCGGCCGCGCAAGCCAGTTGCCGGGAACATGGCACATCGTTCGACGTCATGACGGATGTCGAGGCCGCCTATTCCGGCGCGGATGCGGTTTATGCCAAAAGCTGGGGTGCCTTGCCCTTTTATGGCCAGTGGGACGGTGAAGCACCTTATCGCGCCAAGGGCCGGGATTTTATGGTCGATGATGCCAAGATGGCGCTCACCGACAATGCCACGATCAGCCATTGCCTGCCGATGCGGCGCAATGTGAAAATCGCCGACAGCGTCGTCGACTCACCGGCTTTCCTGGGCATTGAAGAGGCCGAGAACCGCCTGCACGTTCAAAAGGCCATGCTGGAAGCGCTGGCGCGCCATGTGGACACCACACCATGA
- a CDS encoding reprolysin-like metallopeptidase, whose product MHKFLISALALTAFSSPAAFADDMFQGVETLAFSGGAGDEVRFTSLAPDVMEMRVGDRIDLNFGPGYVAELDRIDQQAMGARTWIGRIEGGDIHDRVIISELNGFTFGSIATDDGVWNIIPGENGGHRIFQHPENAVLEGWGDDEIVPTPDSVIAEFQESAADSGELSSTDAVAVGSNGTIDLMVLYTQSMEDTWGLAVGGRVQYLVALLDQALIDSDTGLRARLVYLDKLSASETASNADTLYDLQDGAGRGLASDNSPQGAGQDFSALLAIRDAVGADLVSIIRRHYSGSGAVNRSGSSCGVAFVNGGSQKTIGVANAVNGVGIVSDWVNGNDTNLLDGYGFCSDFTFAHETGHNLGFSHNVEDTTLGSGVRSFAHGHRVDCEFTTIMAYGSDGDVTCPGTGRNEAQAPYFSNPDLNLCPGGAACGIAAPASDLSAPLADNQDPADNARAAREEGKNVSIFRNEAPRIVSSVLPITRSVQNGATATAFATIINPAATGSTATACGLRLAGSDASSFSYQTTTSANALSGTANTPVDIAAGAAQNFIFSVTSASDFSDNSNQVGGVVPSSNVETDLFIEAHCSNRRSAEYTLGLNSLTFLSLSIAPADVIALAATINNDGRINVPTTGNRVGVASVAVSNVGAGAIITASADTAGRAMAVSEIEICGTDAAGACVTTRGPSATLALNTNATATFAVFVRGTGAAIADDPARNRIFIRFNEGSAPRGATSVAVRTQ is encoded by the coding sequence CGGCATTGGCGCTGACAGCTTTTTCGAGTCCGGCAGCCTTCGCTGATGACATGTTTCAGGGCGTTGAAACCCTTGCCTTTTCGGGTGGTGCCGGAGACGAAGTCCGGTTCACGTCACTCGCGCCTGATGTCATGGAAATGCGCGTCGGCGATCGGATCGACCTGAATTTTGGCCCGGGCTATGTCGCTGAACTGGACCGCATCGACCAGCAGGCCATGGGCGCGCGCACCTGGATCGGCCGCATTGAAGGCGGCGATATCCATGACCGTGTGATCATCTCGGAATTGAACGGCTTCACCTTCGGCAGTATCGCGACCGACGATGGCGTCTGGAATATTATTCCCGGCGAAAATGGCGGTCATCGTATTTTCCAGCATCCGGAAAATGCCGTACTTGAAGGATGGGGTGACGACGAAATCGTCCCGACTCCGGACAGTGTGATTGCTGAGTTTCAGGAGTCCGCGGCGGACAGCGGAGAACTGTCATCGACGGATGCCGTCGCTGTCGGCTCGAACGGAACCATTGATCTCATGGTGCTCTACACGCAGAGCATGGAAGACACCTGGGGCCTCGCCGTTGGCGGGCGGGTTCAATATCTCGTCGCGCTTCTTGACCAGGCGCTGATCGACAGTGACACCGGCCTGCGCGCGCGTCTGGTCTACCTCGACAAGCTGTCCGCTAGCGAGACGGCAAGCAATGCGGACACGCTTTACGATTTGCAGGACGGCGCCGGCCGGGGATTGGCATCCGATAATTCACCACAAGGTGCCGGTCAGGACTTCAGCGCACTTCTCGCCATTCGTGATGCCGTCGGCGCGGATCTGGTCTCCATTATCCGCCGCCATTACAGTGGCTCCGGCGCTGTCAATCGCTCTGGCAGCTCGTGTGGCGTTGCTTTTGTGAATGGTGGGAGCCAAAAAACCATTGGCGTGGCGAATGCCGTTAATGGCGTTGGTATTGTCAGCGACTGGGTCAATGGCAACGACACCAACCTTCTCGATGGATATGGTTTCTGTTCCGATTTTACCTTCGCACATGAGACCGGCCATAATCTCGGTTTCTCTCATAATGTCGAGGATACGACGCTCGGATCGGGCGTGCGGAGCTTTGCACACGGTCATCGGGTTGACTGCGAATTTACGACCATCATGGCGTATGGATCTGATGGCGACGTAACGTGCCCGGGTACCGGCCGCAATGAAGCGCAGGCCCCTTATTTTTCAAACCCGGATCTGAATCTCTGTCCGGGCGGCGCAGCGTGCGGTATTGCTGCACCAGCGTCCGATTTGTCAGCGCCTTTGGCAGACAACCAGGATCCGGCCGATAATGCCCGGGCGGCGCGTGAAGAAGGCAAGAATGTCTCCATCTTCCGCAACGAGGCGCCTCGCATCGTCTCATCAGTGCTTCCCATCACACGCTCTGTCCAGAATGGTGCGACCGCGACGGCCTTTGCGACCATCATCAACCCGGCCGCAACAGGCTCAACCGCAACGGCATGCGGACTGCGCCTCGCAGGCTCTGATGCCTCAAGCTTCTCATATCAGACGACGACATCAGCAAATGCCTTGTCGGGCACAGCCAATACACCCGTTGATATCGCAGCTGGCGCGGCTCAGAATTTCATCTTCTCGGTCACATCGGCTTCGGACTTCTCCGACAATAGCAACCAGGTTGGGGGGGTCGTACCGAGCAGCAATGTCGAAACAGACCTCTTCATCGAAGCGCATTGCTCCAACCGGCGCTCCGCAGAATACACGCTGGGGCTCAACTCGCTGACCTTCCTGTCGCTTTCCATTGCACCCGCAGATGTGATTGCGCTGGCAGCAACGATAAATAATGATGGCCGCATCAATGTACCGACGACCGGCAATCGGGTCGGCGTGGCGTCAGTTGCCGTTTCCAACGTCGGAGCAGGCGCCATTATCACCGCATCGGCCGACACCGCCGGACGCGCTATGGCCGTCTCGGAAATTGAAATCTGTGGGACCGATGCGGCCGGGGCCTGCGTTACCACACGCGGACCCTCAGCGACACTGGCACTCAACACCAATGCGACTGCGACATTTGCGGTTTTTGTTCGCGGAACCGGCGCTGCTATCGCCGATGATCCTGCACGCAATCGTATCTTTATCCGATTTAACGAGGGCAGCGCCCCACGGGGTGCCACCAGCGTAGCCGTTCGCACCCAATAG
- a CDS encoding histidine phosphatase family protein, whose product MSLLLLARHGNTFGPGDKIVWVGAREDLPLVKSGEAQAAALGEALREQSIAPARLVSGPLKRTRRAADIVKAITMSDADIEIDSRLTEIDYGQWGGKTDDEIAEIFGANAIPDWREHHKRPGNAGWSPGDDELKSNALGVLADMATAAFPGLVITSNGILRYFHAAIGFDGDAKVKTGHVCAARKTADGWQPLFWNAHPETLPELT is encoded by the coding sequence ATGAGCCTGCTTCTCCTCGCACGGCACGGCAATACATTCGGCCCTGGTGACAAGATCGTCTGGGTCGGTGCCAGGGAAGACCTCCCCCTCGTAAAATCCGGCGAAGCCCAGGCCGCGGCTCTGGGTGAAGCCCTGCGCGAACAGAGCATCGCGCCGGCGCGCCTCGTCTCCGGGCCGCTGAAGCGCACGCGGCGCGCGGCGGATATCGTCAAGGCCATCACCATGTCGGATGCAGACATAGAGATCGATAGCCGCCTCACCGAGATCGATTACGGCCAATGGGGTGGCAAGACCGACGACGAGATTGCCGAAATCTTTGGTGCCAATGCCATTCCTGACTGGCGGGAACACCACAAGCGCCCGGGCAATGCCGGCTGGTCACCAGGCGATGACGAATTGAAATCCAATGCACTGGGCGTTCTCGCCGACATGGCGACAGCGGCGTTTCCGGGGCTTGTCATCACCTCGAACGGTATTTTGCGATACTTTCATGCCGCCATCGGATTTGACGGCGATGCCAAGGTGAAAACCGGCCATGTCTGCGCGGCCCGCAAGACGGCCGATGGCTGGCAGCCCCTGTTCTGGAATGCACACCCTGAAACTCTTCCGGAGCTGACATGA